The Sulfitobacter indolifex genome contains the following window.
CGGGCAGGTTGGCGAGGTAGCCATCCATAGAGAATACGCCGTCGGTGGCGATCATGATGAAACGCGCGCCGTCGTCGCGGGCCTGTTTCAGCTTGGCCTCCAGATCGTCCATGTCGCTGTTGGCGTAGCGATAGCGCTTTGCCTTGCACAGACGAATGCCGTCGATGATCGACGCATGGTTCAGCGCGTCCGAGATCACCGCATCCTCTGGTCCCAACAGCGGCTCAAACAGCCCCCCATTGGCGTCAAAACAAGCGGCAAAGAGGATCGAATCGTCATGACCGAGGAAGCTTGCCAGCTTCTGCTCCAGCTCACGGTGAATGTCCTGCGTGCCGCAGATAAAGCGGACTGAGGCCATGCCGAAACCTTTATCATCCATCGCCTGCTTTGCCGTGGCGATCAGGTCGGGATGGTCGGCCAGCCCAAGGTAATTGTTGGCGCAAAGGTTAATAACCTCGCGGGTGCCGACCTCAATTTCCCCGCCCTGCGGCGTGGTAATCAGCCGCTCGCGCTTCATCATGCCTTCGGCGTCGATCTCGGCCAGGGTGTCGGTGATGTGGTCCAGAAATGCTTTGGTCATGAGTCTCTCCCTTTTGAGGCTCATCTACCATAGCGGAAGCTATTCCGAAATAGAGGATTTCTTGAATAGCGGATTTTATCCGATATACCGGATATTAGGCGTCCTGCACGACCAAGAAGGCCCGCACCGGCCCCGCCGTGGCGCGGATGGCATGGGGCACATCGGCAGCATAACGGGCGGTATCGCCAGCTTGCAATTGCTCAGACCCTGCACCGCTGGTCACTTCGACCGCGCCTTCAAAGACGCTCAAATGCTCCCGCGCGCCGCGGGTATGTGGGGCGCTTTCCAGAACACCAGCCTCGGCGATAAGCAACTCGTACACCTCGTGACGCCCGGCCTCTTCGGGCGGGGATAAGATGCGGATGCGGCAACCAGAACCGAGGTTGTTAATAGTGGGCACCGCGGCGCTGCGCAGCACTTCGATCTGCGCTTCGGTGGGGGCACCATCCAAAAGCCCCGCGAAATCCACCTGCAAGGCCCGCGTGAGGTTCCACAGTGTCGCAATGGTCGGGCTCGATTCGCCGCGCTCAATCTGGCTCACCATAGAGCGTGACACCCCCGACAGCTTGGCCACAGCATCAAGCGACAACCCCTGCCCCTGCCGCGCTTCTTTCAGGCGGGCGGGCAGCTGCGTCAGGATCTTGTCATTGTTTTCCGTCATGGCGGATATGTCGCGCGGCGCTCTGCCCCTGTCAAGCGGCGCTTTGACGGAACGTTCCCCCTGACATTGCAGCACCGGCATCCCATAGTGCCGCCAACGGATAGAGGAGAGCTTCATGTCAAACGATATCGTCATCTTGGGCGGCGCCCGCACCGCCATCGGCACCTTCGGCGGCGCATTGGCCGCGACCTCGCCCAGCACATTGGGCAGCATCGTCGCACGCGCCGCGATGGAGCGTGCAGGCGTTGATCCGGCCCAGATCGGCCATGTTGTGTTCGGCAACGTCATCAACACTGAACCGCGTGACATGTACCTCAGCCGCGTCGCCGCGCGGGAGGCTGGCGTGCCGGATGAGGTGCCTGCGATGAACGTGAACCGCCTCTGTGGCTCTGGCGTGCAAGCGTTGGTTTCGGCAGCGCAGAGCCTGATGCTGGGCGACGCGGATTTCGCCCTTGCCGGGGGTGCCGAGAGCATGTCCCGCGCGCCTTACATCCTGCCTGACGCCCGCTGGGGTCAGAAGATGGGCGATGTGCGTAGCCTTGATATGCTGCTCGGCACGCTGAACTGTCCCTTCGGCACGGGCCACATGGGCGTCACGGCCGAGAATGTCGCCGATGAACATACCGTCACGCGCGAGGAAATGGACGCCTTCGCCCTGCAAAGCCAAGAGCGCGCGGCGGCGGCCATCGCGGCGGGGCACTTCAAAGATCAAATCGTGCCGGTCGATGAGAAGGTGAAGCGCGACATGGTGCCGTTTGACACCGATGAGCACCCCAAGGCCACGACCGCCGAAGCACTGGCCGGGCTGCGCCCCGTTTTCCAGAAAGATGGGCGCGTCACAGCGGGCAATGCCAGCGGCATCAACGATGGCGCTGCAGCGCTGGTCTTGGCCCGCGCCGAAGCGGCTGAGGCCGCCGGGTTGAAACCCCGTGCGCGCATCTTGGGCTACGCCCATGCTGGTGTGCGGCCTGAGGTGATGGGCATCGGCCCGATCCCTGCCGTGCAGAACCTGCTGAAGCGTACCGGGTTGAAGGCTAGCGATTTCGACGTGATCGAAAGCAACGAGGCCTTCGCCAGCCAAGCGCTGGCCGTGAGCAAGGAACTGGGCTTTGATCCCGCGAAGGTGAACCCGAATGGCGGGGCGATTGCGCTTGGCCACCCTGTTGGCGCGACGGGCGCGATCATCACCGTGAAGGCGCTTTATGAATTGGAGCGGATTGGCGGCAAGCGCGCGCTGATCACCATGTGCATCGGTGGCGGTCAAGGCATCGCGCTGGCAATTGAACGTATCGCTTAAAACAAGGCGGGGGCCATATGGCCCCCTCAACCCCTTAAAGCAGCGCGCCAATGAGGGCGATTGTCGTCGCCCCCGTAATGCCCGACATCACCGCCGTCGCCGCGATATAGCGCCAGAAACGCGGGCGGCGCTGCGGCTGCTCTTCGGTCTGACGGTTCAGCGCCTGTTCGACCAGCCCCGGCAGACGTGGGCCAAAGCGGGCCATAACCATCGCCGTATCACGCAGGTCCGACAGCATAGCGCGGGGGCCGAGCGATTTGGTGATGTAATCCGTCACAATCGGGCTCGCGACTTCCCAGATGTTGATATGCGGGTTGAGCGAGCGCGCGACCCCTTCGACCACAACCATCGTGCGTTGCAACAAAATCAGCTCGGTCCGGGTTTCCATGCCGAAGCGCTCGGTCACCTCAAAGAGATACGTCAGCAGCCGCGCCATAGAGATGCGGGTGGCGTCCATACCAAAGATCGGCTCGCCGACGGCGCGCAGGGCGCGGGCGAATTCATCGACGTCTTTGTCGGCAGGCACGTAACCGGCTTCGAAATGGACCTTGGCCACGCGCAGATAATCACGCCGAATGAAGCCATAGAGGATCTCGGCATAGACCCGGCGGGTATAGCTGTCGATATGACCCATGATGCCGAAGTCATACGCGATGATATCGCCATTGGCCGCGACCTTGAGGTTGCCTTGGTGCATGTCGGCGTGGAAATAGCCGTCGCGCAGGGCGTGTTGCAGGAAGAGTTGCAGCACCCGCTCTGAGAGCGCCACGCGGTCATGGCCCGCAGCATCAAGCGCGGCGTTGTCGCCCAGCGGAAGGCCATCCGCCCAGCCCAGCGTCATCACGCGGCGGCCAGAGTGGTTCCACTTGATCTCGGGCAGTTGAAAGCCGGGATCGTCCTTGGTGTTGGCGGCGAATTCAGACGCGGCAGAGCTTTCCAGCCGCAGGTCCAGCTCACCGCGTACGACGCCATCGAAATGCTGGATCACTTCCATCGGGCGCAGGCGGCGCGAACCGGGGGAGAAAATCTCGGCCATACGCGCGGCGAGGTAGAAGGCATCGATATCCTTGCGGAAGGCCTTTTCGATGCCCGGACGCAGCACCTTCACGGCAACCTCTTCGCCCGTTTCGGCCATGCGCGCGTAGTGAACCTGCGCGATGGAGGCGGCGGCGACGGGTTCGCTGAACTCCGAGAAAATAGCGCTGACCGGTTCGCCCAGTTCCTGCTCAACCGCCTTGCGGGCAAGGGCAGTATCAAAGGGCGGCAGCTTGTCTTGCAACACGCGCAGTTGCACCGCCAGATCATCGCCCACCACGTCGGGCCGGGTCGACAGCACCTGACCGAATTTAATGTAGGCGGGGCCAAGCGCCGTCAGCGCGCGGGTCGCAGGCGGCATGGTTGGGTCGCCTTTGTATCCCAGCCATTTGAACGGCAGGCCAAGCGCACGGGCCACGAAGCGCAGCGGCGGGGAGGCATCAAAAGCATCCAGCACCACATTCATCGCTCCGGCACGTTCCAGCGTGGCGCCGGTGCGGATCAGCCGCCAGATGTTGTGAGGTCCGCGCATCAGATTTTCCAGCCCGAATGCAGCGCCGCGATGCCCATCGAGAGATTGCGATATTTGGCTTGCCCGAACCCGGCAGTGCGCACCATCGACAGGAAGGTCTCTTGATCAGGGAAATTGCGGATCGATTCGACCAGATATTGATAGCTGTCGCGGTCGCCTGCGATGGCTTGGCCCATGCGCGGGATTACATTGAAGCTGTAGAGGTCGTAGGCTTTCTGCATCGCGGGGTTGGGCAGCTGGCTGAACTCCAGCACCATCAGACGGCCACCGGGGCGCAGCACGCGGTAAGCCTCGTTCAGCGCCTCTTGGGGGCGGGTCACGTTCCGGATGCCGAAGCTGATCGTGTAGACATCGAATGTATTGTCGGGAAACGGCAGCGTCATCGCATCGCCCACCACCCAGTCAAGGCTGCCGGTCAGGCTGTCGGCCTCCGCACGCTTGCGGCCTTCGACCAACATCGGCTCGGTCAGGTCCAGCACCGTGGCATGACCGTGGCCCGCGCGGCCCAGAAACTTGAAGGACACATCGCCAGTGCCGCCCGCCACATCCAGCAACTTCTGACCGGGGCGCGGAGCAAGCCAATCCATCATCGCCTCTTTCCAGACGCGGTGGATCCCGAGGCTCATCACATCATTCATGATGTCGTATTTGCTGGCGACAGAGTTGAACACGCCCTGCACGCGACCTGCTTTTTCATGTTCGGGAACGGTCTCGAACCCGAAATGGGTGGTTTTGTCAGCGTCCTGGGTCATCTGCTCTTGCGATCCTCTGGTTCAGTCCCTTGTTATAGGGTGCCGGGGGC
Protein-coding sequences here:
- a CDS encoding acetyl-CoA C-acyltransferase family protein translates to MSNDIVILGGARTAIGTFGGALAATSPSTLGSIVARAAMERAGVDPAQIGHVVFGNVINTEPRDMYLSRVAAREAGVPDEVPAMNVNRLCGSGVQALVSAAQSLMLGDADFALAGGAESMSRAPYILPDARWGQKMGDVRSLDMLLGTLNCPFGTGHMGVTAENVADEHTVTREEMDAFALQSQERAAAAIAAGHFKDQIVPVDEKVKRDMVPFDTDEHPKATTAEALAGLRPVFQKDGRVTAGNASGINDGAAALVLARAEAAEAAGLKPRARILGYAHAGVRPEVMGIGPIPAVQNLLKRTGLKASDFDVIESNEAFASQALAVSKELGFDPAKVNPNGGAIALGHPVGATGAIITVKALYELERIGGKRALITMCIGGGQGIALAIERIA
- the ubiB gene encoding 2-polyprenylphenol 6-hydroxylase; its protein translation is MRGPHNIWRLIRTGATLERAGAMNVVLDAFDASPPLRFVARALGLPFKWLGYKGDPTMPPATRALTALGPAYIKFGQVLSTRPDVVGDDLAVQLRVLQDKLPPFDTALARKAVEQELGEPVSAIFSEFSEPVAAASIAQVHYARMAETGEEVAVKVLRPGIEKAFRKDIDAFYLAARMAEIFSPGSRRLRPMEVIQHFDGVVRGELDLRLESSAASEFAANTKDDPGFQLPEIKWNHSGRRVMTLGWADGLPLGDNAALDAAGHDRVALSERVLQLFLQHALRDGYFHADMHQGNLKVAANGDIIAYDFGIMGHIDSYTRRVYAEILYGFIRRDYLRVAKVHFEAGYVPADKDVDEFARALRAVGEPIFGMDATRISMARLLTYLFEVTERFGMETRTELILLQRTMVVVEGVARSLNPHINIWEVASPIVTDYITKSLGPRAMLSDLRDTAMVMARFGPRLPGLVEQALNRQTEEQPQRRPRFWRYIAATAVMSGITGATTIALIGALL
- the ubiE gene encoding bifunctional demethylmenaquinone methyltransferase/2-methoxy-6-polyprenyl-1,4-benzoquinol methylase UbiE encodes the protein MTQDADKTTHFGFETVPEHEKAGRVQGVFNSVASKYDIMNDVMSLGIHRVWKEAMMDWLAPRPGQKLLDVAGGTGDVSFKFLGRAGHGHATVLDLTEPMLVEGRKRAEADSLTGSLDWVVGDAMTLPFPDNTFDVYTISFGIRNVTRPQEALNEAYRVLRPGGRLMVLEFSQLPNPAMQKAYDLYSFNVIPRMGQAIAGDRDSYQYLVESIRNFPDQETFLSMVRTAGFGQAKYRNLSMGIAALHSGWKI
- a CDS encoding helix-turn-helix domain-containing protein codes for the protein MTENNDKILTQLPARLKEARQGQGLSLDAVAKLSGVSRSMVSQIERGESSPTIATLWNLTRALQVDFAGLLDGAPTEAQIEVLRSAAVPTINNLGSGCRIRILSPPEEAGRHEVYELLIAEAGVLESAPHTRGAREHLSVFEGAVEVTSGAGSEQLQAGDTARYAADVPHAIRATAGPVRAFLVVQDA